The Argentina anserina chromosome 3, drPotAnse1.1, whole genome shotgun sequence genome includes a region encoding these proteins:
- the LOC126789347 gene encoding uncharacterized protein LOC126789347, with protein MALESISLMDSLLKVGMFVVVQALVYVILSSSSNLFSENKLRSFNNSFKLARSATINRILAAISDVPTGSTNADQYSPL; from the coding sequence ATGGCGCTAGAGTCGATTTCGCTGATGGATAGCTTATTGAAGGTGGGGATGTTTGTGGTTGTTCAAGCCTTAGTTTATGTAATCCTTTCCAGTTCATCCAATCTCTTCTCTGAGAACAAACTCAGGTCTTTTAACAACAGCTTCAAACTTGCTCGTTCTGCTACTATCAACCGTATCCTCGCCGCCATCTCTGACGTACCCACTGGATCTACTAATGCAGATCAGTACTCACCATTATGA